A window of Ictidomys tridecemlineatus isolate mIctTri1 chromosome 1, mIctTri1.hap1, whole genome shotgun sequence contains these coding sequences:
- the Trim8 gene encoding E3 ubiquitin-protein ligase TRIM8 isoform X3, translating into MLMKQQDRLEEREQDIEDQLYKLESDKRLVEEKVSQLKEEVRLQYEKLHQLLDEDLRQTVEVLDKAQAKFCSENAAQALHLGERMQEAKKLLGSLQLLFDKTEDVSFMKNTKSVKILMDRTQTCTGSSLSPPKIGHLNSKLFLNEVAKKEKQLRKMLEGPFSTPVPFLQSVPLYPCGVSSSGAEKRKHSAAFPEASFLETPSGPVGGQYGAAGTASGEGQSGQPLGPCSSTQHLVALPGGAQPVHSSPVFPPSQYPNGSAAQQPMLPQYGGRKILVCSVDNCYCSSVANHGGHQPYPRSGHFPWTVPSQEYSHPLPPTPSVPQSLPGLAVRDWLDASQQPGHQDFYRVYGQPSTKHYVTS; encoded by the exons ATGCTGATGAAGCAGCAGGACCGGCTTGAGGAGCGAGAGCAAGACATTGAGGACCAGCTGTACAAGCTTGAGTCAGACAAGCGCCTGGTGGAG GAGAAAGTGAGCCAGCTGAAAGAGGAGGTGCGGCTGCAGTATGAGAAGCTGCACCAGCTGCTGGATGAGGACCTGCGGCAAACAGTAGAGGTGCTGGACAAGGCCCAGGCCAAGTTCTGCAGCGAGAACGCGGCGCAGGCGCTGCACCTCGGGGAGCGCATGCAGGAGGCCAAGAAGCTGCTGGGCTCCCTGCAGCTGCTCTTCGATAAGACAGAGGATGTCAGCTTCATGAAG AACACCAAGTCTGTGAAAATCCTAATGGACAG GACCCAGACCTGCACGGGCAGCAGCCTTTCTCCCCCTAAGATCGGCCACCTGAACTCCAAGCTCTTCCTGAACGAGGTGGCCAAGAAGGAGAAGCAGCTGCGGAAGATGCTAGAAG GGCCTTTCAGCACACCGGTGCCCTTCCTGCAGAGCGTCCCTCTGTATCCTTGTGGCGTGAGCAGCTCTGGGGCGGAAAAGCGCAAGCACTCAGCGGCCTTCCCCGAGGCCAGTTTCCTAGAGACGCCATCCGGCCCTGTGGGCGGCCAGTACGGGGCAGCAGGCACAGCCAGCGGCGAGGGCCAGTCTGGGCAGCCCCTAGGGCCCTGCAGTTCTACGCAGCACTTGGTGGCTCTGCCGGGTGGTGCCCAGCCAGTGCACTCGAGTCCCGTGTTCCCCCCATCGCAGTATCCCAATGGCTCCGCCGCCCAGCAGCCCATGCTCCCCCAGTATGGCGGCCGCAAGATTCTCGTCTGTTCTGTGGACAATTGTTACTGTTCTTCCGTGGCCAACCATGGCGGCCACCAGCCCTACCCCCGCTCCGGCCACTTCCCCTGGACAGTGCCCTCACAGGAGTACTCACACCCGCTTCCGCCCACACCCTCCGTCCCCCAGTCCCTTCCAGGCCTGGCGGTCAGAGACTGGCTCGACGCCTCCCAGCAGCCAGGCCACCAGGATTTCTACAGGGTGTATGGGCAGCCGTCCACCAAACACTACGTGACGAGCTAA